The genomic interval ACAAGTTTCCCACCAACCAGAAAGAGGGTCTTTTATTGAGGCAGTAGCTCTGGCAGTCAAGGAGAGGAATGCCATCCTAGTCACAGTTGCTTCCAAAGAAATACCTGTTCAGAAGCTGGAAAGGGAGCATGGCCTACATGAACAGAGGTAAAGATGTGCTTAGGCTCTCTCCTCTGCTAAGGGAAGTATGTCTTAGTATGGATAACCCATTGGGTTGTTTTCTGTACTAGACCAGCCCTTAGGAATTTAGCATTCAGATTGAAAACTGCTTTAAGCCTTCCTGCTGAATAACCACCTTTCCTACTGCTATGGAAGGCCCTTGCTTTCTGGCACAGAGGCTTTTACTCTTGACCTTATGTGTAGGAAGGACACATCCTGCCAACCTGTGCCGCGCAAGGTGTGCACTCGGGTTAGTGGATCTAGGATCTAGGCTCTGCTTCCAAGTGCTGGCAAATTAAGATTCCTTACCTGCAAAGTTAAGGATACCTACTTTTTTGTAaggtggttgtgaggattaagaggTATATATAGAAATGGTCACAGGGTAGGTGTTAATTGATTTACCTTCCCATCACTAAGGCTGGAAGGACCTAGTGATCAATTCAGGAAGAAAGCTAGTAGGGAATTTGAGCAACAATATTCACAATTGGTGAGTTCCCTTAAATTCCATTGTTTTCTTCCTCTAACCATTTAACAATAACCTCTATTTCTTTCACACTCATAGCTGAGTCTGTCATAACCTGGGACCTCTACAAGAGGAAGCTGGAAGAGTGAATATAATTTACTAGCCCATTAGGATCTGCTCATTTGAAATACACGTTTTATAAGGAAGAGGTTTGAATTAACAGAGGCTATAATTTATGTCTCAGGGCTACAAAGAGACCAGACTGTCCAGCCAGAGACAGACGGCCTTTGTTCTAGGCCAAGCTCTACCGTGGACTTGTAGATGACCTGTGCAAGTCATTTTACGTGCTCGCTGTTACCTGTGTTACTCAGGTTATCCTTACTGGATAAATGAGGTTTTCTCCAATAAAGATGCAATGTGaaggcactttaaaaaaataaaatgagtgaagaatattgggggaagaaaaaaaacttggaacctttttttttgtgttttttttttttttttaaacaaaattgtcCAGATTTTATTCACCAACAggtcctccctcttctccctgcctGTTGCGGTGCCTCCTTCCACACGCCCAGAGTCAGGGGAGGGCTTCTCTGGCCTCCTCAGCTGTAATTTCCTGGGAGTAGAGGTCAGTGAAGAGAGCGGGCAGCCAGTAGTGGGCCTCCCCTGGGGCCTGCAGGTCGAGCCAGGCCAGCCCTTCCTTCAGCAGATGTTcctggaggggaaaggaagagtcGCTGGAGAAGGGGAGTTTGCACAAACACAGTAGATAACCCCAGTGCTCTTCTGGCTTCTGTGAGGTGTTCAGATTAAAACTACATGAGTGCCTTCACACATTTACACAACCACACTGCAATGATCTGTTTGGCCTTGACCTTTGCTTGAGATGTGATTAATGCCACCAAGTCACTTAACCTGTGCCGCTGGAAAAGGGTACAGAGTGGGACGTAGAAGGACTACAGAAGCATTTGCTATGTGTCCTTGAAGCTAATCACTGACTTCTAATCCCTGAAGCAAAATGGAGATCACCATCTTTCAGTTAACTTTCTGGGTAACAGATGTGGGTCAACCTTTTTGGAGAAGTTAATGCAAGGAAAAAGGTATTAAAAACCTACATTTCCATGCTACTTACTCCTTCACAACATCAACCTTTCATTAGCACCATGAACTTTGTATATATACAACTATAACTATATGCAATAGTATATAATTATAGCTATATATGCAATAGGATATAATTTAGATATGTAATTATTGTAAATTAATTTCCTTCACTCTGAACTGTTACTTCCAGTATAAACTACATTAACCATCTGACCAAGTTCTAAAAGGTCAGGAGAGAGCAGGTGCCAGTGATCCCTCAGTCGCGGCGGCAGCCTGGGTTTCCACACATGTCCAGGTTACAAGCCTGCCTTTGTGCCGCCTTCAGAGAAATGCTGGGGTTACCTGTAGTGTGAAAGCAGTGGCCTTTAAGGCAAGAGGCCAGCAGAACAAGGCTGCAACTCCTGTCTGTGTAGTTCCtgactccccacctcctcccacctGAGCTCATCTTTTTGGGGCCATTCCAAAAGTCACATACCAGCACTTGCCGAGCTCGCTCTGTCTCCCATTTAAGACTGGCTTTGATATCACTGACAGTCACGTAACCATTTTTCTGAAGGAAGGAGGAATGGGGATGAGTCAGTTAAGAGTGTGCTTTCTCTTAGAAACCAGGACTTGCCCAGGGACAGTGATTTATCCAGACTAGAGAAAACAGTGGGCAAAGAAAGCCTAAGTATAGAAAAAGAATGTTTAGAGGTCCCaacagaagagagggagggaggggtgactTCAGGTGACAGGTTGACTGGttcagtcttcttttttcttaatgtttattttattgattttagagggaggagggagtgagaaggaGATGAACATTGACCCATTCCCATATGTGCCGGACCGGCAGCCTCtgctccaggacgatgctctcactgagccatctggccaggacttGACTGGTTCAGTCTTAAGAGTCCCTGGCactaaaatactaatttttactTTCTCAGAGAATTCTGGAGTGTGACAAGGGAAGATCCATAATGATtaatcaataggaaaaaatagTGATAATCATTAACTTCATAATCTAAAATACTCCCCAATGAAGAAAAACCTGTCTCTTACTTAGTTTTGTGCTACattacagaattaagaaaactgaACATGTCTTCCCTAAACACATGGTAAGGGTTTGGGGGGTGGCACATACTGAAGGCATGCTGAGGATCGGGGGACAGCAAACAagattaaatgttttaaagaatcCATAAAGTAGTTTTAAGACATCCCAGAATCTGTCTACCAAGGAAATACAGTTAGTTGTCTGCATGTCTGTCTACtccactagactgtaagctccttgagAGCAGGAACTACGTGGTACCCATCTTTATATGGCCCACAGCCTAGGCCAGTGCTTTGCACTGTTACTGCTCAATAAATTTCTGCTAAATAAGCACAGGTCTGAGGAGTGCATCCATTAGACAGTTTCAGCAGAGACGAGTGACCGAGAGATGATCAGAGGTGCTCCAGAACCCTTCCCAGGCTGTCCCTACCATgcatacacatgtgcacacactcagAAGGCACACCAGTACCTCTGCCAACTGCAGCACCACAGTGTGATCCATATTGAGCTCAGCTGGAACAGACTGAATGAGGTAAGTGCCGCCGACAGGGATGATGCCGAAGCCAGTGCCAAGTGCCTTTAGTTTCTTGATGGCCCTGATCAGGTCGTCTCTGAGGTGAGGGACAGCTGCTTAAATACCCTTGGCAGGGCAGAGCTAGCAACAATGCAGCTTCCGCTATGCCCTGAGTAGAAGACACTGCAAGAAGACTCAAAAGGCCGTACAACAGTTAACTACGTCAGTAAAAGGAGGATTAAAGGGCACCAATCGGGCTGGGATATACAAGGGAGATGGTCAGGCTCTCCACGCAGCAAACCATTTCAACACTGGACAGAGGTAAAACCATGCCTGCAGGAGTCCATCGGGAAATGTGAATGAATGAGCTGACCATGAGACAACAGAGTACACTGAACTATGGAAAAATAGAGAATGCTTATCCATTTTAAGGGGGACAACCCAAAGCTGATTATTGCCATTTGAAAATTCAGGCCCAGTATTAACAGATTTTCTGATATCTTAGTTGACAACTAACtcaaattaggaaaaaagaagACCTACAAAACAAGGTGTAGACCACACATACAGCCCACCTACTGACAGCTTTTTACCTCATCTCAAATTGGAGGCACACATAGGGGCTGCGGAACCAGGTCAATCTAACCACACCCCGTCTTCCGACCCTAACCCCCTTCCCtagcctctctctctgcctgctctATGCTCCTTTATCTCAATCTCAAGAGTATATGGAGACCAAAACTACATACATTATGTATGAAGAAAATACTTAGAAGAATTATCATGCCAAACTGTTTAACAGTTGTAATCTCTCAGTTGAGAAATAAtgggtggtttttgttttttgtggggttttttatctctgtattttgagttttctaaaataaaaacttttttatgatCATAATGAGGAATAAAAATGATTCTTAAACTATCTTAACATATGAGCAGTAAAGAGAAAAGATATCCATCTGACTTGTAAAGACCTTTCTCTACTCCACGGTGTTGGAAGTTAAGACCTACTGGCTGACATCCTGGGCGAATTTGCCCCTTCCTTTTAACACCTGTTGATGTAGTTCCTCCAGAGTTATCAGACCTATTGGAGAAGGGGGACAGAAAGCAGATAAAGGGTTACCTTTATGGCTaaaaaaacaaacgaaaaaaaaaaagcatcacctTTGAAAAATTATCAATACACTCTTGACATCAGTGCCATGTCTATTTATAATCAATGGTTTTAGGTTTTTCCTTTCTTCAAAACAAACCATTTAATGTGCTTATTAAGATGACACTACTGGATGACCATATTTAAGGTCCCATTTTGGAGAGCACACAGACACTCAGCTGGTATCACCATACCCTATTTCCTACCTCCCTATTATTTTCTGCAACAGCTAGGGACTagaccagaggtagtcaacctttttatacctaccgcccacttttgtatctattagtagtaaaattttctaaccgcccaccggttccacaatagtggtgatttataaagtagggaagtaattttactttataaaatttataaagcagagttaaagcatataataataattacttaccaagtattttatgtcagattttcactaagtttggtagaataaatctttataaaacaacttactatagttaaatcttatttacactttggttgctccactaccgcccaccatgaaagctgggacacccactagtgggcggtagggaccaggttgactaccattggacTAGACCTTCCTAACCAAAGGTCTTTGGAGAGAAGAGACAATCAATCATTCAGGTAATTCCATTTCCCCTCAGCCATGGAGACCTACCATGGATTCAACTACATGAAGCAACTAAGATGCTTCTCAAGACCTAACAGCTCTCAAGACCTTACTGGCCTTGAGAAGCAGCCTGCAAGATGGGAAAGGTTATCCCTCAAGGTTTTCTTCCTCTTAGAGAAGTCCAAAGTCCGGTCCACAGAACCTAGCCACCCTCACCTCCATTCCGGTGCTTCAGAGCCAGGCACACTTCGATGATCTGGACACCCAGCTCATAATAGAAGTCTCCCACACCTAGCATCTCAGACCAAAACCCTTTTCCAgctaaaagacagaaaaacaaaagctagGTTATTCATTAGTTacagtttttctttcaaaactagATTAAAACATCTTTTCTTTGGGAAGTCTTCCCTGCCTGGCCTTAAGTCCTTATGCTCCATTTACTACCAAGGATCAACAATCCGACTCTTGGTAATTCCTGCTAAAGAACAGATTCAGCTCTAAAAAGTAGgcaatctagccctggccggctggctcagcggtagagtgtcggcctagcgtgtggaggacctgggttcgattcccggctagggcacacaggagaagcgcccatttgcttctccacccctccaccgcgctttcctctctgtctctctcttcccctcccgcagccaaggctccattggagcaaagatggcccgggcgctggggatggctccttggcctctgccccaggcgctagagtggctctggtcgcaatatggcgacgcccaggatgggcagagcatcgccccctggtgggcagagcgtcgcccctggtgggcgtgctgggtggatcccggtcgggcgcatgcgggagtctatctgactgtctctccgtttccagcttcagaaaaatgaaaaaaaaaaaaagtaggcaagcctgaccaggcagtggcgcagtggatagagcgttggactgggacgcagaggacccaagtttgagaccccaaggtcgccagcttgagtgcaggttcatctggcttgagcaaaaagctcaccagcttggacccaaggtcgctggctcgagcaaggaatcactcggtctgctgtagccccccatcaaggcacatatgagaaagcaatcaatgaacaactaaggtgcctcaacaaagaactgatgcttctcatctctctcccttcctgtctgtctgtctgtctctatctgtccctctctccgtctctgtcacacacaaaaaaccaaaacGCAAATAAAAAGCATTTCGATTTGGCTGCTCATTCTGGCTCAGGATACTATAAAAATGTAGGACTTTCCTAAAGTGCACAGTGAAACATAATGGGACATATGCCCTAGGCAAAGCTAAGAGAAATGCGCAGACCTAGCATTCAAAAatctattgaaaatattttctcgaGTGGAAAATGCAGCCCATAAATTGTAATTATAGCATTAATCACATATATTAAAAAAGCTTATAAATATGCTAGTGCCTAGAAAGATACACTTTAAACTGTTAACAGTACTCTATCGCTGCAATTATACGACAGAGACAGAAGACTtctactttctccttttctccttcccttgttGACTGCATGATCACATACTactttcattaaaacaaaaatttacttttttttttggtgacaagagacagagagacagagagagggatagataaggatagacaggaaggaagagcgatgagaagcatcaattcttcattatggcaccttagttgttcattgattgctttcttatatgtgcctgatggaggggctacagcagaccgagtgaccccttgctcaagccagtgaccttgggcttaagctggtgagccttgctcaaaccagatgagcccacactcaagccggcaacctcggggttttgaaactgggtcctccatgtcccagtccaatactctatccattacgccactgcctggtcaggctaaaacaaaatatatatatatatttttttattattattattatttttttttttttttgtatttttctgaagctggaaacggggagagacagtcagacagactcctgcatgcacccgaccgggatccacccggcacgcccaccaggggcgccactctgcccaccagggggcgatgatctgcccctccggggcctcgctctgccgcgaccagagccactctagcgcctggggcagaggccaaggagccatccccagcgcctgggccatctctgctccaatggagccttggctgtgggagggaaagagagacagagaggaaggaggggggggggtggagaagcaaatgcgcgcttctcctatttgccctggccgggaatcgaacccgggtcccccgcacgccaggctgacgctctaccgctgagccaactggccagggccaaaatatatattttttaataaaaggggaaaatagCCATAAAAAATTCccttgtagcctgacctgtggtggcgcagtggataaagtgtcaacctggaaacgctgaggttgccggttcaaaatcctgggcttgcctggtcaaggcacatatgggagttgatgcttcctgctcctccccccttctctctctctctctctctctctccactctataatgaataaaaaaaaaaattcccttgtaAATCACTCAAGGGAAGATCATGTACAACGGCTCCTGAGTCTGCACTCCAGCCTCTCCATCTTCCCCATTAAACTGGGCACTCAGCGTCCTGCTCGGCACTCCCTAATGATAACACTTTCTGTATCTCCCTGAGGCCCTTCTAGAAGATGCCCCTGTGACACCAGTGGTAACAACTAGGTAGCTTCTTGGGAATCCTAGGAGAACACTAGGCCTCTACAGACAACTCCTTACAGGCGAGAGGATCCACCCCAATGGTGGCACACATGTCCTGGAACTGCACCCGGAACTCAGGATTCTTTCGGATCTCTTGCTTGTGCTTGCTGGCAAATTCCTCCAGGTTGGTTCTGAACATGTCCAACTGCTTTGACATCTGTAAGATGGACATGGGGAGGTTAGGGGAAGCACACCTAGGTGATAATCAGTTACCAAAAATAGGTCCTGGCCCAGTGGTAGGGCAAAGGCTGACATAACCTATGTCCTCAGGCCTATCATTAAGATGTTTtctgttcccttttctttttattcctgccTCTCCTTCAGAGTTCTGTTGTCAGCAGAAATGAGATGCTGTACTGTTTCCTGAATTCTAAAATACACATTTACCCCCCTACATTTTACCATTATAAAGCCAGGATGCATCTAACAATCAATGTGCACATCCAACGTGGTACTTCTTTCTCCCAAGAAAACCATTAAATTGAAGATGAACCTAATAATCCATTATATCTTAAAAGTGAGAGAAtgcagcacagtggatagggcattgacctggaatgctgaggccatcggttcaaaaccctaggtctgcctggtcaaggcacatatgagaagcaactacaagttgatgcttcccactcctctaccccatctctcttcttctctctctcctctctctaaaatgaataaataaaaaccttaaaaaaataaacataggccctggccggttggctcagcggtagagcgtcagcctggcgtgcgggggacccgggttcgattcccagccagggcacataggagaagcgcccatttgcttctccaccccccccccctccttcctctctgtctctctcttcccctcccgcagccgaggctccattggagcaaagatggcccaggcgctggggatggctccttggcctctgccccaggcgctagagtggctctggtcgccgcagagcgaggcaccggaggggcagatcatcgccccctggtgggcagagcggcgccccggtgggcgtgccgggtggatcccggtagggcgcatgcgggagtctgactgtctctccccatttccagcttcagaaaaatacaaaaaattaaaaaaataaataaataaacataaaatattttttaaatgaagagagaATGTAGCAATACATGCAGTGGGAAATCTTTAGCCACAACAGAAAGCctgcacagaagaaaaaagtaagcTTGGCATGAATTAAGTGTGCAGTGACTGTTTGATCTGAGTCACGGACCTCCTTGAGGATCAACTCCAAATAAAGAATCCTGAGGAAGGGCTGTGGGTCTACCAGATTACATTCCAACCATAAACACAAATGTCTGGGGGATTCTCTGACATCCTATTTGTATTACTCCTCACAAAGCCTGCCTTCTATGCTACCAAAAGTAACTACTTGTGGCCCAGCATCTCATTTGCTACATATTAGAAACTGACACACTGGTATAGTCATCATTTCCAGTTGTTTCCTGCATGTCATCTCCCCAGGAGTGGGGCTTTTGAACAGCATAGCCTGTGTCTACTATCTTTCCTCAGTTCAAGGACCCATTTCCCTGCTTAACTGCCTTCTCTTCTTCACCAGTTACAATAAATGAGTAAACTCAGGGTATGCACAGAAAGGGAAGTGTTAGAAAAGGAAAATGTGCAGGAGCCAAACCACCATCACTCACACAGACTTCTGGTATGTACTCTgatgtgatggtggtggtgaggagTGTTACAGGTTAAGCAACATGTTCATGTTATTCATAGGCATTTAAAGtaaagtcaagcctgaccaggcggtggctcagtggatagagtgtcagactgggatgcagaaggacccaggttcgagaccccgaggttgccagtttgagcgcgggctcatctggcttgagcaaaaagctcgccagcttggatgcaaggtcgctggctcgagcaaggggttattcggtctgctgaaggcccacagtcaaggcacatatgagaaagcaatcaatgaacaactaaggtgtcgcaatgtgcaatgaaaaactaatgattgatgcttctcatcaccccgttcctgtctctctgtccctgtctatccctctctctgactctgtctctgtaaaaaataaaaataaaaaataaataaataaataaataaagtcaaaagACCTAAATCAaacagctctgccacttactaaccATGTAACCTTGGATAAATTACTTGATACCCCAGGGTCCTCAATTTTAAGCTAGGAAAAAGTGATCCTTCCTGATAGGACTTTCAGGAAGAATGAAGGTAGTCAATGCAAAGAAAATGGGCACATGTCTGGAAGGCTATGAGCATATGATTCAAAGATGTTAACTATCATTATTATTAGCAAGTCACTTAGAAGAGCTGAGGAGCCCAGAAATCAGGATTTACCAAATACTCTCTTTTTAGTTCAACCCAAACAAGCTAGTGTATATCAAAGGTGTCCCGTTCAGCCTTGTGgagtctcccttcctgcctggagCCTGCCAACCGACTCACCTGGGCCAGCTGGTCCTCAGCCAAGACAGTCCCCCGCTCCTTATACTTGGCCTGTCAGACAAAGAGACCAGCATGAGTTGAGAGTGGGCGCTGGGGGCTCCCACTTGTACTGCCTCAGCTGAAAAGAGGAGGCTCTCTCTTAAATGGTTTTCTTAGGGAGAGGGATGAGGAAGCGGGATGAACGACTCTCTGTAGTCAAATTTGGGGAAATGGGGGAAAGGGCTGGTGGATCTGGGGATGCTGACATTCCAATCTACCGGAAGCTGGAGAAACTCTGATCCTGGGGACCCAGAAGCCCGTGTCAGACTGTTAGGAGGCAATTTGAGGGTACAGAGCTCTCTGTTCCAGAGATTTCATCTCCCTGCGGGTCAGGGATGGCTGTGGGTCCGCCTTCTTCCCCTCACCTCCGCAAGCTTCTTCTTGGCGATGGCGCCAGCTCCCACCCCGCGGCGGTGCATCGCCGCTGTGGGCCCACGGGCCGCCCCACTGCCGGGACCCCGGGTCTTCGCTTCCCGGGATCCGCCGCTGGCTCCCCAATGCGAAAGCGCGTTCCTTACGTCATCTCCGCGCGCCGGAAGCTACGCTCCGACTTCCTGCGGCAGGGCGGCAGGTTTCCCACAGCTGGGAACCAGGGCCCCGCCTTTCGCTGGTGGCCAAGCTCCGGCAAAGCGTGTGGCGGAGAGGTTGCAGGGTACGGACCCCTAGCCCCAGCCCTCTTGGTGCGGCTCTGCGTTCCCCACCAATGTGGACCTTCTCCTCTTCCTGTGACTGCATTTCCACTGCCATCCCAGCTACCCATGGTCATTGGCCGCCCACTCGGTTCTTGGGTACTGAGGGTTCCATATAGTGCATAAACCAGAATCCGTTcacccccagagattctgactgGCAAAGGCCTTCGAGTTAAGAACTTGGACTCTGGAATTAGATTGCCTGCCTCCATAGCTTACTTCCACTATATATGGTCCAGTAACTTAAGGCAAATGCCTTTATCTCTCGTATTGGCAGTTTCTATGGCTGTGAAAAAGTAATACCTACTCAtaaagttgtgaggattaagttagAAAGTATATAACAAAGCATTTAGCACAAAGCCTAGCACATCAGTAAATATCAGTTATGATTGTTATTCATCAGGTCTAAGGCGGTATTAGTCACCCACGTGTTTAGGAATCTCCATAGAtgatccctccctcccccccccttagGTAATTTCAGTGACGTTATTGAGTCTAACAAAGGAGTGAATAATGGAAGATTCTTAAATTAGTGAGTAATAAGATTAAATTTTTGTTCCCTggcgggatagctcagttgatgagagcgtcctgatgcacagaggttaGGGTACgtaaagaaacagattgatatttctgtctctctcctgtcctaaaatcagttaaaaataaatacgcttttacttattgattgtagagaagagagagaaaaagaattggggaggggagcaggaagcatcaagcctggggttttgaacgagtgacttcagcatttcaggttgactcgatccactgcgccagggcaggtcaggctaaatttttgttttagaaaaattagtggctgccctggctggtggctcagtggatagagtatcagcctgccTGTGGACATCCCtcgttcgatccccagtcagggcacagaagagaagctcctccccttctccctttcccccttctctccctcttcccttcctgtgccAGTGGCTCATTGGTTAGGGTGGccaggggcactgaggatagatccaTCTGAGCagaacagcctcaggtgctaaaaatagctcagttgattgagcaTTGGTCCAAGATGGGGTGGAAGAGGGTGAGAGGTGGAGGGGGATCCTTGTagggggcccatgcaggagtctgcctcactatctcccctcctctcacctaaaaaaaataataaagaagcctgaccaggcggtggcgcagtggatagaccgccagactgggatgcagaaga from Saccopteryx leptura isolate mSacLep1 chromosome 2, mSacLep1_pri_phased_curated, whole genome shotgun sequence carries:
- the SNF8 gene encoding vacuolar-sorting protein SNF8: MHRRGVGAGAIAKKKLAEAKYKERGTVLAEDQLAQMSKQLDMFRTNLEEFASKHKQEIRKNPEFRVQFQDMCATIGVDPLASGKGFWSEMLGVGDFYYELGVQIIEVCLALKHRNGGLITLEELHQQVLKGRGKFAQDVSQDDLIRAIKKLKALGTGFGIIPVGGTYLIQSVPAELNMDHTVVLQLAEKNGYVTVSDIKASLKWETERARQVLEHLLKEGLAWLDLQAPGEAHYWLPALFTDLYSQEITAEEAREALP